The following coding sequences lie in one Deltaproteobacteria bacterium genomic window:
- the rfbB gene encoding dTDP-glucose 4,6-dehydratase produces MATVLVTGGAGFIGSAVVRKLLNDTTDFVVNVDKLTYAGNLDSVAQAAKKHPDRYAFEQVDICDGARVAAVFAKYKPDYVMHLAAESHVDRSIDGPGEFIQTNIFGTYTMLQAARAYWQELGEDKKKAFRLHHISTDEVYGSLGATGLFTETTPYSPNSPYSASKASSDHLVRAWKETYGLPTIVTNCSNNYGPYHFPEKLIPLMILNGLAGKNLPVYGTGDNIRDWLFVEDHAEALVLVAKKGRVGETYNIGGNCERTNLDVVHAICDLLDELAPDAKIGRRRALIKFVADRPGHDKRYAIDASKIKRELGFSPKETFETGLKKTVQWYLDNQPWVKRVLDGSYKLERLGLG; encoded by the coding sequence ATGGCTACAGTTCTCGTTACGGGTGGTGCTGGATTTATCGGCTCTGCGGTAGTGCGTAAACTACTTAACGACACGACCGACTTCGTGGTGAATGTCGATAAGTTGACGTATGCGGGCAACCTCGACTCTGTAGCCCAAGCGGCCAAAAAACACCCAGATCGTTACGCCTTTGAGCAGGTCGATATTTGCGACGGCGCGCGCGTAGCGGCGGTTTTTGCTAAGTATAAGCCGGACTATGTCATGCACTTGGCTGCAGAGTCGCACGTTGATCGTTCGATCGATGGCCCGGGGGAGTTTATCCAGACCAATATCTTCGGCACCTACACTATGCTGCAGGCAGCCCGGGCCTACTGGCAGGAACTTGGTGAGGATAAGAAGAAGGCGTTCCGCCTCCACCACATCTCGACCGATGAGGTCTACGGATCGCTGGGTGCGACGGGGCTTTTCACCGAAACCACTCCCTACAGCCCCAACTCGCCCTACTCGGCAAGTAAAGCGTCGAGTGATCATTTGGTGCGGGCGTGGAAGGAGACCTACGGTCTGCCGACCATCGTCACTAACTGCTCCAATAACTACGGGCCGTATCACTTCCCCGAGAAGTTGATTCCGCTCATGATCCTCAATGGTCTGGCGGGAAAAAATCTGCCCGTCTACGGCACCGGCGACAATATCCGGGATTGGCTCTTTGTCGAAGATCATGCCGAAGCTCTGGTGTTGGTGGCCAAGAAGGGTCGCGTCGGTGAGACCTACAACATCGGTGGCAACTGTGAGCGGACCAATCTCGATGTGGTGCACGCGATTTGCGATCTGCTCGACGAGCTAGCTCCCGACGCCAAGATTGGGCGTCGCCGTGCGCTGATCAAGTTTGTGGCGGATCGTCCTGGCCACGATAAGCGCTACGCCATCGATGCTAGCAAGATAAAGCGAGAGCTAGGATTTAGCCCTAAGGAGACCTTTGAAACCGGTCTTAAAAAGACGGTGCAGTGGTATCTCGACAACCAGCCCTGGGTTAAACGGGTGTTGGACGGTAGCTACAAGCTAGAGCGACTGGGTCTAGGTTGA